tttttttaaatcaatgaATGAAGATAAGGTAAAAAGACAATATAATGTGAACTTAACATTGAGATGTGTGGGTTAGATAGTTCAGTTAATGAATATTCAAACAGTTATTTAACATACTAGACAAGAAAAAACAAGATTCACTATGCAATTTATCAAAGCTCCACAAGCACATGTATTTTTTATTACCCTCAAAGATAATTGGCTAAGCTCAAATCCTCGCCTATGCTTCACTACAAAcatattaaattaagtgattttgaaatatagggattaaattttaattttgagaaTACTTTAAATCGATAATGTGATTaattattttgtttaaaaatactGACGTGATATTTTAATAGGAATACTTACTAATGTTATATCGAACTAATTAATGATAATATAAAGAGATTAAATTGtgttattttaatgtttagaaaCTAGATcttaaatttgaaaataatatagagatcaaaattaaaatttaactgtTTTCGGCGAGTAAAATTTTTTATGGCGGTGGGTTATTCAAGTCTTCACCTATGCTTCAGCCAAACTTTAGAATTGGGTCCAAAATAAATTTTTGGATTTGCTTCATAAGATTATTTAtcttaataaacatagaaaaatttaACTATGCCCTTATCTTCACTTCTCTCtcaatttttttgtttattttagttACCTTTTACAATATATTATATCACTTTGATTATAGTACgtactaaaattttaattttaattaaaatagttaACTTTTTGTTTGAATTAACTAATGACAACACAAAAGTAAAGATATTATTTTAAGTTAAAGGACTAAATCTTGAATTTGAGAATAGTAGACGGactcaaaatcaaaatttgacCCTTTTCCAAATTGGCTAATTTCATGGATATTGTGAAGTTTCTAAGAGGTTTACAGGGTAGggttatttatatttttgaattgtcCATTATAGTTCAATTCGGCTAGGTTtggtttttatattaatttttgttttgatttttgaagtttattttgataaaataaaatttgttttataacttttaaatattgtttgataaattttaaactcaagtttcataaatatttctaaaatacaataatttttaaaaacttttaaattactgtcattattttaaatataaaatatgtatttttatatcataaaaattaaaattaattatatattaaataaaaataaaatttaattgattCGATTCAATTCAATTTCAGATAATAACAGATTTTTTAGtgaaaaaacaaacaaataaataaaaattacatcaaattaaattgataaaaagcaCCCTTAATTTTATCTTGATTTAGAATATTTAAAACATCACGAGGGAATTTATTATAAAACTATAAACTTAATCCTCTCATTTAAGCTCAATTAATCGTGatttttaaacttatattttattaatcgTTCAAATAACTCATTTCGAATCAGGGTTTAATGGACCCACCATCAAAACACTGCCACTTTTGTCGGTGAAAGATAAGAAGGAAAATTGATTATCTTTGGTGGTGTTGACTAAGATAATTGGCTAAGCTCAAGTCTAAGGAAAACGCGTTCAACTTTTTCTTCTTACAATAATACCACAACCCAAGCAAAACTCACTAGCtatatttttctctcttttgcttCAATACTCTTCCatggcttcttcttcttcttcttcttcttcatcttctacTCTAATGAAGTATCATATTTTCTTGAGCTTCAGAGGTGAAGACACGCGCCTTAATTTCACCACTCACTTACTTCAAGCTTTGAAAGACGAGGGACTTGATGTTTTCTTCGATGAAGAAAAACTGGAAAGGGGGGAGCAGCTTTCACAAGCACTTTCTCGAGCAATTGCAGTCTCAAATATCTCAATCATCGTTTTGTCTGAAGACTATGCCTCTTCGAAATCATGCTTGGCTGAACTCTCTGACATCATGGACCGCAAGCACGCACAAGGACATATTGTTCTTCCCATCTTTTACCATGTTGATCCTTCCGATCTGTGAAATATTGGTGGGAGTTTTAAGAAATCCTTTGATGAGCATGAAACAACGAGGTCAGTTGATGAAGTGAACGATGGAAACTTGCTTTTGCTGAAGTTGGTAAATTAGAAGGGAGGCATATAGATGGAAGCATCTCGGATAGGTAACTATATTTGTCTCATCTCCTTATATTTGACTTATTTTTGTTTTGGATTTCATATATATACTTCTTCTATTATTTGCTAGAACTGAAACCCAGTACATCGAGGACATTGTTGTGTATGTTATGCAAAAGTTGAAGCATCGAGTTTTCTTAAGCTTAGGTGAAGACACACGCCTCAACTTCTCCAATCACTTAGTCAAAGGTTTGGAAAAAGTAGGGATTAATGTCTTCCCCGATAACGAAACACTGGGAAAAGGAGAGAAACTTCTACCAACAAATGTTCGAGCAATTTCGGCTTCAAATCTCTCAATCCTCGTTTTATCTAAATACTATGCTTCTTCAAAATCATGCTTACGTGATCTTTCTGACATCATGGATCGCAAGCGCGAGCCCACT
The Gossypium arboreum isolate Shixiya-1 chromosome 10, ASM2569848v2, whole genome shotgun sequence genome window above contains:
- the LOC128282218 gene encoding TMV resistance protein N-like; amino-acid sequence: MASSSSSSSSSSTLMKYHIFLSFRGEDTRLNFTTHLLQALKDEGLDVFFDEEKLERGEQLSQALSRAIAVSNISIIVLSEDYASSKSCLAELSDIMDRKHAQGHIVLPIFYHVDPSDL